The Ictalurus furcatus strain D&B chromosome 5, Billie_1.0, whole genome shotgun sequence genome includes a region encoding these proteins:
- the mpnd gene encoding MPN domain-containing protein isoform X1, with protein sequence MGSEPPSSPQLVDEGVDEDDEELSGGEEVELRVSSGRGSVLTRRGITLRVLLKDGLVEPGDAVLSIHYLGKNFVGDLLTDGKIRWVETGQVFNSPSAWATHCKRLVNPAKKSGCGWASVRYRGQKLAQYKTSWLRKYQPSADMSLASEGEDDEMLDDEEDEGKTTIPDERNRKSRPELHDVSVVHRRGDRERIPVRYCTLGTRDIARDPHTLVELSAFSAINRFQPFNVAVSSNVLLLMFLYLVSIHNESFILTFLLLIQVHHIISNAVKVFMADFHCHLTTSEVVGYLGGRWDTTTQLLTVLRAFPCRTRLADRDAAPAVEEEICQNLFMRGLSLVGWYHSHPRGPALPSLQDIDSQMDHQLRLQGSSNGFQPCLGIICGPYYHGNQGVASTITPFWVVPPPEQRPNDYGIPVAVEVTYVQDNFLTTDVLNEMMMLVEFYRAAPDLVNFNQMWCSDTSILEKMKASLSGHAPKDQAYSQILEHVYNQLRNMQ encoded by the exons ATGG GTTCCGAGCCGCCGTCGTCTCCTCAGCTGGTGGACGAAGGAGTGGACGAGGATGACGAAGAGCTGAGCGGAGGAGAGGAGGTCGAGCTCCGAGTGTCGTCCGGGCGAGGATCGGTGCTGACACGGAGAGGAATCACGCTACGCGTGCTGCTTAAGGACGGCCTGGTGGAGCCGGGAGACGCCGTGCTGTCCATACACTACCTG GGGAAGAACTTTGTGGGTGACCTGCTGACCGATGGGAAGATCCGCTGGGTGGAAACCGGGCAGGTCTTTAACTCCCCGAGCGCCTGGGCCACACACTGCAAGCGCCTGGTGAATCCTGCCAAGAAGTCGGGCTGCGGTTGGGCGTCGGTGCGCTACCGCGGGCAGAAACTGGCCCAGTACAAAACCAGCTGGCTGCGTAAATACCAGCCCAGTGCTGACATG AGCCTGGCCAGCGAGGGAGAGGACGATGAGATGCTAGACGACGAAGAAGACGAGGGGAAGACGACTATTCCAGACGAAAGAAACAGGAAGTCCAGACCAGAGCTCCACG atGTCAGTGTGGTGCAcaggagaggagacagagagagaatccCCGTCAGATACTGCACACTGGGAACCAGAGACATCGCCAG AGATCCTCACACACTGGTGGAGCTGTCGGCTTTCTCCGCCATCAACCGCTTCCAGCCGTTTAACGTCGCCGTCTCCAGCAACGTCCTGCTGCTCATG TTTCTCTATTTAGTATCCATACACAATGAATCGTTCATCTTGACCTTCCTACTCCTTATACAAGTGCACCACATCATCAGTAATGCAGTGAAAGTCTTTATGGCG GACTTTCACTGTCACTTGACTACGAGCGAGGTGGTGGGCTACCTCGGAGGCCGATGGGACACTACGACACAGC TGCTGACGGTCTTGCGAGCGTTCCCGTGTCGCACGCGATTGGCTGACAGGGATGCCGCACCTGCCGTGGAGGAAGAG ATTTGTCAGAACCTGTTCATGAGAGGGCTCTCATTGGTGGGCTGGTACCACAGTCACCCTCGAGGCCCCGCGCTCCCGTCGCTGCAGGACATCGATTCGCAGATGGACCACCAGCTCCGCCTCCAGGGCAGCAGCAACGGCTTCCAGCCCTGCCTGGGCATCATCTGTG GACCTTATTACCATGGCAACCAAGGTGTGGCGTCGACCATCACTCCGTTCTGGGTGGTTCCTCCTCCAGAA caaAGGCCGAATGATTACGGTATCCCAGTGGCAGTGGAAGTCACGTACGTGCAAGACAACTTCCTCACTACAGACGTCCTCAATGAAATG ATGATGCTGGTGGAGTTTTATCGAGCAGCTCCAGACCTGGTCAATTTTAATCAGATGTGGTGTTCTGACACATCAATACTGGAGAAAATGAAG GCGTCCCTGAGTGGCCACGCCCCCAAAGACCAGGCCTACTCTCAAATCCTGGAGCACGTCTACAACCAGCTGCGCAACATGCAGTGA
- the mpnd gene encoding MPN domain-containing protein isoform X3, whose amino-acid sequence MGSEPPSSPQLVDEGVDEDDEELSGGEEVELRVSSGRGSVLTRRGITLRVLLKDGLVEPGDAVLSIHYLGKNFVGDLLTDGKIRWVETGQVFNSPSAWATHCKRLVNPAKKSGCGWASVRYRGQKLAQYKTSWLRKYQPSADMSLASEGEDDEMLDDEEDEGKTTIPDERNRKSRPELHDVSVVHRRGDRERIPVRYCTLGTRDIARDPHTLVELSAFSAINRFQPFNVAVSSNVLLLMDFHCHLTTSEVVGYLGGRWDTTTQLLTVLRAFPCRTRLADRDAAPAVEEEICQNLFMRGLSLVGWYHSHPRGPALPSLQDIDSQMDHQLRLQGSSNGFQPCLGIICGPYYHGNQGVASTITPFWVVPPPEQRPNDYGIPVAVEVTYVQDNFLTTDVLNEMMMLVEFYRAAPDLVNFNQMWCSDTSILEKMKASLSGHAPKDQAYSQILEHVYNQLRNMQ is encoded by the exons ATGG GTTCCGAGCCGCCGTCGTCTCCTCAGCTGGTGGACGAAGGAGTGGACGAGGATGACGAAGAGCTGAGCGGAGGAGAGGAGGTCGAGCTCCGAGTGTCGTCCGGGCGAGGATCGGTGCTGACACGGAGAGGAATCACGCTACGCGTGCTGCTTAAGGACGGCCTGGTGGAGCCGGGAGACGCCGTGCTGTCCATACACTACCTG GGGAAGAACTTTGTGGGTGACCTGCTGACCGATGGGAAGATCCGCTGGGTGGAAACCGGGCAGGTCTTTAACTCCCCGAGCGCCTGGGCCACACACTGCAAGCGCCTGGTGAATCCTGCCAAGAAGTCGGGCTGCGGTTGGGCGTCGGTGCGCTACCGCGGGCAGAAACTGGCCCAGTACAAAACCAGCTGGCTGCGTAAATACCAGCCCAGTGCTGACATG AGCCTGGCCAGCGAGGGAGAGGACGATGAGATGCTAGACGACGAAGAAGACGAGGGGAAGACGACTATTCCAGACGAAAGAAACAGGAAGTCCAGACCAGAGCTCCACG atGTCAGTGTGGTGCAcaggagaggagacagagagagaatccCCGTCAGATACTGCACACTGGGAACCAGAGACATCGCCAG AGATCCTCACACACTGGTGGAGCTGTCGGCTTTCTCCGCCATCAACCGCTTCCAGCCGTTTAACGTCGCCGTCTCCAGCAACGTCCTGCTGCTCATG GACTTTCACTGTCACTTGACTACGAGCGAGGTGGTGGGCTACCTCGGAGGCCGATGGGACACTACGACACAGC TGCTGACGGTCTTGCGAGCGTTCCCGTGTCGCACGCGATTGGCTGACAGGGATGCCGCACCTGCCGTGGAGGAAGAG ATTTGTCAGAACCTGTTCATGAGAGGGCTCTCATTGGTGGGCTGGTACCACAGTCACCCTCGAGGCCCCGCGCTCCCGTCGCTGCAGGACATCGATTCGCAGATGGACCACCAGCTCCGCCTCCAGGGCAGCAGCAACGGCTTCCAGCCCTGCCTGGGCATCATCTGTG GACCTTATTACCATGGCAACCAAGGTGTGGCGTCGACCATCACTCCGTTCTGGGTGGTTCCTCCTCCAGAA caaAGGCCGAATGATTACGGTATCCCAGTGGCAGTGGAAGTCACGTACGTGCAAGACAACTTCCTCACTACAGACGTCCTCAATGAAATG ATGATGCTGGTGGAGTTTTATCGAGCAGCTCCAGACCTGGTCAATTTTAATCAGATGTGGTGTTCTGACACATCAATACTGGAGAAAATGAAG GCGTCCCTGAGTGGCCACGCCCCCAAAGACCAGGCCTACTCTCAAATCCTGGAGCACGTCTACAACCAGCTGCGCAACATGCAGTGA
- the mpnd gene encoding MPN domain-containing protein isoform X2, with translation MGSEPPSSPQLVDEGVDEDDEELSGGEEVELRVSSGRGSVLTRRGITLRVLLKDGLVEPGDAVLSIHYLGKNFVGDLLTDGKIRWVETGQVFNSPSAWATHCKRLVNPAKKSGCGWASVRYRGQKLAQYKTSWLRKYQPSADMSLASEGEDDEMLDDEEDEGKTTIPDERNRKSRPELHDVSVVHRRGDRERIPVRYCTLGTRDIARDPHTLVELSAFSAINRFQPFNVAVSSNVLLLMFLYLVSIHNESFILTFLLLIQVHHIISNAVKVFMADFHCHLTTSEVVGYLGGRWDTTTQLLTVLRAFPCRTRLADRDAAPAVEEEICQNLFMRGLSLVGWYHSHPRGPALPSLQDIDSQMDHQLRLQGSSNGFQPCLGIICGPYYHGNQGVASTITPFWVVPPPEQRPNDYGIPVAVEVTYVQDNFLTTDVLNEMMMLVEFYRAAPDLVNFNQMWCSDTSILEKMKNETILT, from the exons ATGG GTTCCGAGCCGCCGTCGTCTCCTCAGCTGGTGGACGAAGGAGTGGACGAGGATGACGAAGAGCTGAGCGGAGGAGAGGAGGTCGAGCTCCGAGTGTCGTCCGGGCGAGGATCGGTGCTGACACGGAGAGGAATCACGCTACGCGTGCTGCTTAAGGACGGCCTGGTGGAGCCGGGAGACGCCGTGCTGTCCATACACTACCTG GGGAAGAACTTTGTGGGTGACCTGCTGACCGATGGGAAGATCCGCTGGGTGGAAACCGGGCAGGTCTTTAACTCCCCGAGCGCCTGGGCCACACACTGCAAGCGCCTGGTGAATCCTGCCAAGAAGTCGGGCTGCGGTTGGGCGTCGGTGCGCTACCGCGGGCAGAAACTGGCCCAGTACAAAACCAGCTGGCTGCGTAAATACCAGCCCAGTGCTGACATG AGCCTGGCCAGCGAGGGAGAGGACGATGAGATGCTAGACGACGAAGAAGACGAGGGGAAGACGACTATTCCAGACGAAAGAAACAGGAAGTCCAGACCAGAGCTCCACG atGTCAGTGTGGTGCAcaggagaggagacagagagagaatccCCGTCAGATACTGCACACTGGGAACCAGAGACATCGCCAG AGATCCTCACACACTGGTGGAGCTGTCGGCTTTCTCCGCCATCAACCGCTTCCAGCCGTTTAACGTCGCCGTCTCCAGCAACGTCCTGCTGCTCATG TTTCTCTATTTAGTATCCATACACAATGAATCGTTCATCTTGACCTTCCTACTCCTTATACAAGTGCACCACATCATCAGTAATGCAGTGAAAGTCTTTATGGCG GACTTTCACTGTCACTTGACTACGAGCGAGGTGGTGGGCTACCTCGGAGGCCGATGGGACACTACGACACAGC TGCTGACGGTCTTGCGAGCGTTCCCGTGTCGCACGCGATTGGCTGACAGGGATGCCGCACCTGCCGTGGAGGAAGAG ATTTGTCAGAACCTGTTCATGAGAGGGCTCTCATTGGTGGGCTGGTACCACAGTCACCCTCGAGGCCCCGCGCTCCCGTCGCTGCAGGACATCGATTCGCAGATGGACCACCAGCTCCGCCTCCAGGGCAGCAGCAACGGCTTCCAGCCCTGCCTGGGCATCATCTGTG GACCTTATTACCATGGCAACCAAGGTGTGGCGTCGACCATCACTCCGTTCTGGGTGGTTCCTCCTCCAGAA caaAGGCCGAATGATTACGGTATCCCAGTGGCAGTGGAAGTCACGTACGTGCAAGACAACTTCCTCACTACAGACGTCCTCAATGAAATG ATGATGCTGGTGGAGTTTTATCGAGCAGCTCCAGACCTGGTCAATTTTAATCAGATGTGGTGTTCTGACACATCAATACTGGAGAAAATGAAG AACGAGACCATTTTAACGTGA